CCAACGATTTCGAGCCGGCCGTCGGCGATCAGCCCGAGTGCTTGCGGTAGGACTCGATGCTCGACTTCGTGAATCTTGGCTTCGAGCGTGACCACGGTGTCTTCCTCGGCGATGGCGATGGGCTCCTGCATGATGATGGGGCCCTCGTCGAAGTTTTCGTTGGCGAAGTGGACGGTCACGCCGGTCACCTTCACGCCGTAGTTGAATGCGTCCTTGATTCCGTTGGCACCGGGGAAGCTCGGCAGAAGCGCGGGATGCAGGTTGACGACGCGGTTGGGAAAGAAGTCGAGCACTTCCTTGCCCAGCAGGCGCATGTACCCAGCCATCACGACGTAGTCGCAC
Above is a genomic segment from Coriobacteriia bacterium containing:
- the purN gene encoding phosphoribosylglycinamide formyltransferase, which encodes MIRNRILLGVLISGSGTNLQAIIDACNDQSLNAEVAVVISDHDGARGLVRAKEHGIDGMWVDRGAYQSTREYNIALRNILRDHLCDYVVMAGYMRLLGKEVLDFFPNRVVNLHPALLPSFPGANGIKDAFNYGVKVTGVTVHFANENFDEGPIIMQEPIAIAEEDTVVTLEAKIHEVEHRVLPQALGLIADGRLEIVGRKVKISPQA